The genomic segment GGGTGGACGACGACTCCGGGGCGTGGCCCTGGTGGCTGTGGGTCTGATAGTTGCACTGGGTGTGGGCGCGTGCAGCGCGGGCGGTGACAGTGGCAGCGACTCGGCCGCGCCGGCCGCCGACGGAGGCGCGGGGCGCGAGCAGGCCGCCGAGGGCGGCGCGGACAGCGACCAGGCGGCCCCGGGCGGCACCGGCGGCGCGGACCTGCGGGTCGACCAGCGGTCCATCATCTACACCGGCACCATGCAGGTCCGGGTGGACGATGTGGAGGCCGCCGCGCGGGAGGCGACCACCGCGGTGACGGCGGCCGGCGGATTCGTCGGCGCCGACCGGCGATCGAGCCGGGCCGCCGAGGCGCGGGCGGCGCTGACGCTGCGCGTGCCGGCGGACCGGTTCTCCGCGGTGATCGACCGGCTCGCCGGTCTCGGCCGTCAGGAGCGCCGGGAGATCCGCACCGAGGACGTCACCGAGCAGGTGGTCGACCTGGACGCCCGGATCGCCACCCAGCGGGCGCGGGTGGAGAGTTCGCGCAAGCTGCTCGCCCGCGCCACGTCGGTGGACGAGCTGGTGCGGCTGGAGAACGAGGTGGGCACCCGCCAGGCCGACCTGGCCGCGCTGGAGGCCCGCAAGCGCCGGCTCGCGGACCTGACCGCGCTCTCCACCATCACCGTGACGTTCCTCGGTCAGGACGCCAGCACCGCCGAGGAGGAGGCCGACCTCGGCTTCCTGGCCGGGCTGGGCGGCGGCTGGACGGCATTCCTGGCCTCGGCACGGGTCCTGCTCACCGTGCTCGGCGCGGTGCTGCCCTTCGCGGTCGTGATCGGCGTACC from the Micromonospora sp. WMMA1947 genome contains:
- a CDS encoding DUF4349 domain-containing protein, whose translation is MGGRRLRGVALVAVGLIVALGVGACSAGGDSGSDSAAPAADGGAGREQAAEGGADSDQAAPGGTGGADLRVDQRSIIYTGTMQVRVDDVEAAAREATTAVTAAGGFVGADRRSSRAAEARAALTLRVPADRFSAVIDRLAGLGRQERREIRTEDVTEQVVDLDARIATQRARVESSRKLLARATSVDELVRLENEVGTRQADLAALEARKRRLADLTALSTITVTFLGQDASTAEEEADLGFLAGLGGGWTAFLASARVLLTVLGAVLPFAVVIGVPLWLLLLWRRRVRARRTPPPGPGAMPPGPAGPADGPVSAPPPVPAARSGP